In Nocardioides sp. W7, the genomic stretch CGGGTTACGCCCGCGCGGGGGTGCTTCTTTACGTCTGCTGTCCCCCTGTCCCCGGGCATGTAACAGGGTGGAGAAGATCGCGGGCGAGCAGTAAACAGGCCGTTACCGGGGGCAGTTGGGCCGATTTCCGCCCCTAGATTCACCGCCATGACGACGCCCCCTCGACCCCTCGTCGAGTTCCGCCAGGTGGGACGCCGCTTCGATTCGGTCGAGGCGCTCGCGCCCTGCGACCTCGCCCTGTCCCGGGGTGAGTTCGTCTCGATCATCGGTCCGTCGGGCTGCGGCAAGTCCACCCTGTTGCGCCTCGCCTCGAAGCTCGACCGGCCCTCGTCGGGCAGCGTCGAGTTCGCCACCGACAGCGTCGGGTACGTCTTCCAGGACGCGACCCTGATGCCCTGGCGGACGGTACGCCGCAACGTCGGGCTGCTGGCCGAGCTGCAGGGGACGAGCCGGTCCGGCGTTCGCGAGGCGGTCGACGCCGCGCTGGAGACCGTGGGGCTGACCGACTTCGCCGACCACCTGCCGCACCAGCTCTCCGGCGGCATGCGGATGCGGACGAGCCTGGCCCGCTCGCTGGTCCTCGACCCGGAGGTCTTCCTCTTCGACGAGCCGTTCGGCGCGCTCGACGAGATCACGCGGGGCCGGCTCAACCTGGTGCTCCTGGAGCTCTTCCGGGCCCGCAGCTTCGCCGGACTGTTCGTGACCCACTCCGTGGAGGAGGCGGTCTTCCTGTCCACCCGCGTGGTGGTGATGTCGGCCCGGCCGGGCCGGATCGTGGAGGAGTTCGAGGTGCCGTTCGACTATCCGCGCAGTCTCGACCTGCGCTACACCCCCGAGTTCGCCGAGCTCGCCGGGCGGGTCGCCAAGACCCTGGAGGCCGTCTCGTGACCGGGTGGCTCAAGCGGGCGGCCATCACCGTGCTCCCGCCGCTCGCCGTACTCCTCGTCGTCCTCGGCATCTGGTACCTCGTCAGCTACCAGGTGCTGGACGAGACCGAGAAGTTCCTGCTGCCGCCGCCGCACGAGGTGCTCGTCGACGGCTTCCTCGACAGCGAGGTGCGCGCCGACCAGCTCTCCGCCCTGTGGGTGACCGCCCAGGCCGCGCTGATCGGGCTCGGCATCGCCACGGCGATCGGCAGCGTGC encodes the following:
- a CDS encoding ABC transporter ATP-binding protein; translated protein: MTTPPRPLVEFRQVGRRFDSVEALAPCDLALSRGEFVSIIGPSGCGKSTLLRLASKLDRPSSGSVEFATDSVGYVFQDATLMPWRTVRRNVGLLAELQGTSRSGVREAVDAALETVGLTDFADHLPHQLSGGMRMRTSLARSLVLDPEVFLFDEPFGALDEITRGRLNLVLLELFRARSFAGLFVTHSVEEAVFLSTRVVVMSARPGRIVEEFEVPFDYPRSLDLRYTPEFAELAGRVAKTLEAVS